The nucleotide sequence GAAGACCGACGTCATGGACTATTTCCTGGACCGGCTTTCGACGCTCAACCCGCGCCTCAAGAACACGGAACTCGTCACCGGCATCACTTCGCGCTTGGAAACCATCCGCAAGATTGCCGGCGAGGCCGCCGACCGCGCGCCGTCGAAATCGGAAGTCGAGCAGATGCGCGATCTCGCCGTGCAGATCAACGACATCGCCTCGTCGCGGGTGGACAACGAGGGCCGCATCATCAAGGCCGATTAATCCATTGCCCGCCGGAGCCCCGGCACGGGGAACGCGCCAACGATCACGCATGGCCATCTTCCGCACACCCCCCGGCAGCAGCATGCCGCAGCTGCACCGGGCAGCCGGCGCATTTTTCCGCAAAACGTGGGAGATCTTTCCCGCCGAGGCCGCCGGACTCGGACTGAAAGAATACCGCGGACACCTCGGACGCAACCGTCCCGAAGATCACCACAAACACGCCGCACTCCTCGCCGAGACCCTGGCGAAAATCGAAAACCTTCCTCCCGGGGAGGGAGATGACTGGACCGACCGCCGCGCTTTTCTCGCGTATCTGCGGACGGGACTGTTTTACGGCTCCGAGCATCCGCGCTGGATGCTCGACCCGCAGACGCACAGTGGCGCCGCGGCCAACGCGGTCTTCCACCTGCTTGTGCGCCATGCGGACAACCTCCGTCCCGTGGCTCGAGACATTCTCTCGCTCGTCCGCGAAATCCCGCGCTTTCTGGACGAAGGCTTTGCGTGCCTGCGGCGCCCAGTGCCGCTATGGACCGGGCTCGCCGCACGATCGAGCGTCCATGCGGCGCAGTTCATCGAAGAAACCGCGAAGCAAATCGTGCCGCTGTGTCCCTCTCCCCGCGCGGCACGCGATGCCTTCGCGCGGGCGGCTGACGCTTTCCGCGACTACGCGCGCAGACTCGGGAAAATAAAGACCGGCCCGACGGCGGGATTCGCCGTCGGCAAAACAAACTTCGAATTTCTGCTCCGCGAGCGCATGGGAACAGACGCCACCGCGGGAGAACTTCTCGCCGAAGGACGGCGGCTGGTGTCGTCGGTGTCGGACGAATTGCGGCGGGAGGCCGCGAAGTTCGGACGCCGTCCTGCACACGCCCTCCTCGAGGAACTGCGCGACCGGTGGCAACCCGCCGAACCGACGCTGCTCGGGGAATACCGGCGGGTCACAACGGATATCAAAAAGCGTCTCGGAACCGCAGGGATCGTGAGTCTGCCGCGCGGCGAAAAATTGAAAGTTGTTCCGGTGCCTGATTTTCTTCGCGAGCAGTTTCCCACCGCCGCCTACAGCGCACCCGGCGCGTTCGATGCCGACCAGACCGGCATCTTTTGGGTCAACGACCTCTCGCAGCGGGCCGCGACTGCCGACGCGCGCAGATCCGAGATCGCGCAGCACTTCGGTCTGGAACTCACCTGTGCGCACGAGGCGTATCCCGGCCACCATCTGCAATTCATCGTGCAGAACCGCCATCCCAGCCACCTGCGGCGCATGTTCTCGCACGCGATTTTCTACGAGGGCTGGACACTCTGGTGCGAAAAGTTGTGCGTGGAGAAAAAAATCTACCGCGCACCCCACGCGCGGCTGATCCAGCTTCACGATGCGCTTTGGCGCGCCCACCGGATTCTTGTCGATATCGGGCTGCACACCGGCGGCATGACGCACGCGGCGGCGACGAGGCACCTCGTGGAAAACGTCGGCTTCACCAAGGCCCGCGCGGCGGCCGACGTCAACTGGTATACGGCCGCACCGACCGTTCCGATGAGCTACCTGCTCGGGCGTCGCGAGGTGGAAAAACTTTTTGCCGCGCACCGCGGCAGCCTGCGCGAATTCAACGACCGCCTCCTGTCCCGCGGCGCCGTGCCGTTCAGCTGGTTTCGCTGAGGCCGCGACTGCTCAACAACCAAAACGCGTCCCCACCATTTCGGCCGAGCGGACCAGCGGATTGTCCGGCGGCACGAGCTTCTTTTTGCCGGCCACTTCCTTGAGCGGAACCGGAACAATGCGATCGCCCTGCACCGCGAGCATGACTCCGAAACGACCGGCCGCCACGGACTCGGCGCACGCCGTCCCCAATCGCGTGGCCAAGACTCGGTCGGCGGCCGAGGGCGTCCCTCCCCGCTGCAAATGACCGAGGATGGTCAAACGCGATTCCTGCGAAGTGAGCTTCTCGAGCTGGTGCGTCAGACCGATGGCGTGCTCGGAGCGCTTGGCATGGAATTTTCTCAGGCGTTCGGAAATCTTGGCGCGCGTCTCTTTGGAATCCGCCGCGTCGCGCTCGCGCACGAGTCGCTCGACCTTGCGCGCATCGACCAAAGGCATGGCGCCCTCGGCCACCACGATGATGCTGAAAAGCTTCCCGTGGCGCGTGCGCGCTTTGATCGCTTTCGCCACCAACTCGACATCGTAAGGCTTCTCGGGAATGAGGATCACATCGGCGCCGCCGGCCACGCCGGCCTCGAGCGCGAGCCAACCCGCACGGTGGCCCATCACTTCGATGACTATGATCCGGTTGTGGCTCGTCGCGGTGGAATGCAGACGGTCGATGGCTTCCGTGGCAATGCCCACAGCCGTGTCGAATCCGAAGGTGCGGTCCGTGCATGCGATGTCGTTGTCGATCGTCTTCGGCAGAGTCACCACATTGAGGCCCGCCTGCTGCAGGCGCAGGGCATTTTTCTGCGTTCCGCCGCCGCCGAGACAGACGAGCGCGTCGAGCTTGTGGCGATTGTAGGTTTCGACAATGGCCGGGGTCATGTCGAGGATGCGGCCTCCCATGGGCATGCGGTGGGGCTTGTCGCG is from Chthoniobacterales bacterium and encodes:
- a CDS encoding DUF885 domain-containing protein — protein: MAIFRTPPGSSMPQLHRAAGAFFRKTWEIFPAEAAGLGLKEYRGHLGRNRPEDHHKHAALLAETLAKIENLPPGEGDDWTDRRAFLAYLRTGLFYGSEHPRWMLDPQTHSGAAANAVFHLLVRHADNLRPVARDILSLVREIPRFLDEGFACLRRPVPLWTGLAARSSVHAAQFIEETAKQIVPLCPSPRAARDAFARAADAFRDYARRLGKIKTGPTAGFAVGKTNFEFLLRERMGTDATAGELLAEGRRLVSSVSDELRREAAKFGRRPAHALLEELRDRWQPAEPTLLGEYRRVTTDIKKRLGTAGIVSLPRGEKLKVVPVPDFLREQFPTAAYSAPGAFDADQTGIFWVNDLSQRAATADARRSEIAQHFGLELTCAHEAYPGHHLQFIVQNRHPSHLRRMFSHAIFYEGWTLWCEKLCVEKKIYRAPHARLIQLHDALWRAHRILVDIGLHTGGMTHAAATRHLVENVGFTKARAAADVNWYTAAPTVPMSYLLGRREVEKLFAAHRGSLREFNDRLLSRGAVPFSWFR
- a CDS encoding 6-phosphofructokinase yields the protein MALHIGLLTSGGDCPGLNAALRAVGRAAQDCYGMRLTGFRNGFRGLVQDQAVELDGKQLSGILALGGTILGTSRDKPHRMPMGGRILDMTPAIVETYNRHKLDALVCLGGGGTQKNALRLQQAGLNVVTLPKTIDNDIACTDRTFGFDTAVGIATEAIDRLHSTATSHNRIIVIEVMGHRAGWLALEAGVAGGADVILIPEKPYDVELVAKAIKARTRHGKLFSIIVVAEGAMPLVDARKVERLVRERDAADSKETRAKISERLRKFHAKRSEHAIGLTHQLEKLTSQESRLTILGHLQRGGTPSAADRVLATRLGTACAESVAAGRFGVMLAVQGDRIVPVPLKEVAGKKKLVPPDNPLVRSAEMVGTRFGC